The genomic DNA ATATACGCCTTTACAGACGAGGAACGTGTCTTTGATATCATTGAAAAAGCAGGAGGACTGACTGCACAAGCTGATGAAAAACAGATCAATTTTGCTGCAAAAGTTTCGGACCAACAAGTGCTTTATATTCCCCAAGTTGGCGAAGAGATGCCTCAGTTCGTAGAGGAAGTAAAGGAAAAAGAGCAGACAGAGGAAAAGAAAGTCAATCTTAATACTGCCAGCCTTGCTGAATTACAGGAGCTTCCGGGAATCGGGGCAATGAAAGCACAAGAGATCATCAACTATCGCGAAGCCAACGGTTCCTTCCAAACAATTGAAAGTTTGAAAGAAATATCGGGATTTGGCGAAAAGACAGTTGAAAAACTGAAAAACTTCGTTACAATTACAATAGAATAAACCAATGAGGTGACAAATTATGAGCAATGAACGAATTCCTTGGGATCAGTATTTTATGGCACAAGCCGTATTATTATCATTAAGAAGTACATGTACACGATTAGAAGTAGGTGCCACATTAGTTAGAGAGAAACGAATCATTGCGGGTGGTTATAACGGCGCAGTGAGTGGGGATGTTCATTGTATCGACGAAGGTTGCTATGTCGTGAATGGTCACTGTTTACGAACGATCCATGCAGAAATGAATGCGTTACTCCAATGTGCAAAACTCGGAGTCCCTACAGAAGGGGCAGAGATCTATGTCACCCATTTTCCATGTTTGGCCTGTACAAAAGCATTGCTTCAAGCTGGAATCAGGAAAATCCATTACTTGCATGATTATCGCAATGACCCTTATGCACAGTCATTGATTACCCAATTAGGTGCATCCGTCCATCAAGTCAATTTAGATATGAAATATTTTGCTAAACTTCAACAAGAATCAACAGGTGAACTTGATTAAACAATTTGGCGAACAAGTTCGTAATTACTTGATTTTACCAGCAATGTCTTCGGTCATTTTATGTTTCGTTTACTATAAGGAGCATGATCTGTCTCGCTTGATCGTTGCTGGTCTTTTTCTTCTGGTTCTATTCAAACACAAGCAAGCGGTGATCTATCTTTGTTGTTTTTGCAGTCTGGCAGTTTGGTTTGCTTGTCTTCGTTCAGAGCTTCCCTCGATTGATCACACAAGAACAACTGAAGAGTTTCTATTGATGACCGATACGATTCAACGGAATGGCGATTGGTTGACTGTAGAAGCACGCAGAATCTCAACGAAACAAAAAGTCCAGCTAAGTTATCAAGCCAAAACAAAAGCAGAAGCACAACAATGGGAGGACTTTCGAGGGTATCCGATCGAACTTCGAGTAACTGGCAGTTATCAGACACCCGGATCGTTGCGCAATCGTTATGCATTTGATACGGTCAATTATCTGAAGGGATCACGAATCAGTGGTCAGTTCCATGGAAAGGATTTTCAAGTCCTGCCTTCTACAAGGCGAGGGGTGACTCGATTTCGTGACCTCCGTGGAAAAGCAATCAATTATGTAAAAAAACGATATCCTAAAAAAATAGGGATGTATATGAACGCGTTGCTTTTCGGTTATCGTGATGCTTCTTTTCGCGAAGCCGAAACAATTTTTAAAGCAACTGGATTACTGCATCTATTCGCAGTTTCTGGGATGCATGTCCATTTTTATTTAGGTTTTTTATATTATGTTTTTCGACGAAGTGACTGTCCTTTGTCTGTTACGATTCTTCCGCTGACATTGCTTACAGGGATTTATATCCTATTAGCTGGCGGCTCATTTTCAGTGGTTAGAGCAGGCAGTTTCTTTATTTTGAAGCTTGTACTCAAATTGACATCAATCAAACTATCTACGCTGGATTGTTTTTCTTTGAATCTATGGTTGCTTTTATTGTTCGATCCGTTGATCCTGCTTCAAATGGGTGCGCAATTAAGTATATGGATGAGTTTATTATTTATGACATTTTCTCACGCATCAAAAGGTTGGAGCAATCGTTTATTCTACCTATTCCAAACAAGTGCAATCCAATTACCTTTAAGTGCTTGGTATTTCTATGAATGGTCGTTTTTAGGTGGCTTATTCACAACACTAGGCATTCCATTATTCCAATACGTCCTTCTTCCAGGGATGATCATTCTCTTTTTAGCAGGCAGCATCATTCCACAGGCCTTATTTGAAATCCTCGAATCTTGTTTGGTTCACTTTGAAGACTTCCTCTCTTATTTTGATTTCTCCACACTGACCATCGGGCAACCCGCTTTTTATTTTGTTATGTTGAGTATCATCGTCTTCTTACTCTTGTTTGAGAGCGAAACGATTCTGCCATGGAAAAAAATCATTTATTCATCACTAATCCTCATCAGTTATTTCTTGATACCATTACTTGATGCTTCGACTACGATTACCTTTATCGATGTCGGACAAGGCGACAGTATCCTACTAAAAAGTCCGATGAAACAAGATGTGATTTTAATCGATACTGGGGGCAGATTAAATGTTGAAACAGAAGCGTGGCAGCAACGTATTACTCGTCCTTATGCAGAAAATAATATCGTTCCATATTTAAAAGGACAAGGGATCACCACGATCACAAAACTATTTCTCACACATAACGACACTGATCATATCGGGGAATTGGAAACACTCTCGTCACATTTTACCATCGAAGAAATATACATTGGTTGGGGAGCTGCCACAGAGCCAAAGTTTCGTGAACGATTGATAAAAATTAGTCAGTTAGGAACCAAGATCATAGAAGTCAGGCAAGGGGATCGAATATCTGCCTACTTTGACTTGTACGTCTTGATGCCAAGTAAAAAAGGGCAAGGGAAAAATGAAGATTCAGTGGTTCTTTGGTTCACCTATAAGAAGCAGCGCTTTTTGTTACTGGGTGATTTGGATCAAGAAGGGGAAATCGAGATGTTGAATGCTTACCCAAGGCTAAGGGCGGAGGTCGTGAAACTAGGACATCATGGGAGTCGTAGTTCGAGTCATCCAATGTTCTTGGCTGCTTTA from Enterococcus mundtii includes the following:
- a CDS encoding helix-hairpin-helix domain-containing protein, with product MKKIVQEIFDSPKRLLLFFICSVSVSMLIGVVIYRQIGPTKINESSNISLITATSSDSYQKTATTGTTTKDPIMYVDVKGNVNRPGIYAFTDEERVFDIIEKAGGLTAQADEKQINFAAKVSDQQVLYIPQVGEEMPQFVEEVKEKEQTEEKKVNLNTASLAELQELPGIGAMKAQEIINYREANGSFQTIESLKEISGFGEKTVEKLKNFVTITIE
- a CDS encoding ComE operon protein 2, with the protein product MSNERIPWDQYFMAQAVLLSLRSTCTRLEVGATLVREKRIIAGGYNGAVSGDVHCIDEGCYVVNGHCLRTIHAEMNALLQCAKLGVPTEGAEIYVTHFPCLACTKALLQAGIRKIHYLHDYRNDPYAQSLITQLGASVHQVNLDMKYFAKLQQESTGELD
- a CDS encoding DNA internalization-related competence protein ComEC/Rec2 encodes the protein MNLIKQFGEQVRNYLILPAMSSVILCFVYYKEHDLSRLIVAGLFLLVLFKHKQAVIYLCCFCSLAVWFACLRSELPSIDHTRTTEEFLLMTDTIQRNGDWLTVEARRISTKQKVQLSYQAKTKAEAQQWEDFRGYPIELRVTGSYQTPGSLRNRYAFDTVNYLKGSRISGQFHGKDFQVLPSTRRGVTRFRDLRGKAINYVKKRYPKKIGMYMNALLFGYRDASFREAETIFKATGLLHLFAVSGMHVHFYLGFLYYVFRRSDCPLSVTILPLTLLTGIYILLAGGSFSVVRAGSFFILKLVLKLTSIKLSTLDCFSLNLWLLLLFDPLILLQMGAQLSIWMSLLFMTFSHASKGWSNRLFYLFQTSAIQLPLSAWYFYEWSFLGGLFTTLGIPLFQYVLLPGMIILFLAGSIIPQALFEILESCLVHFEDFLSYFDFSTLTIGQPAFYFVMLSIIVFLLLFESETILPWKKIIYSSLILISYFLIPLLDASTTITFIDVGQGDSILLKSPMKQDVILIDTGGRLNVETEAWQQRITRPYAENNIVPYLKGQGITTITKLFLTHNDTDHIGELETLSSHFTIEEIYIGWGAATEPKFRERLIKISQLGTKIIEVRQGDRISAYFDLYVLMPSKKGQGKNEDSVVLWFTYKKQRFLLLGDLDQEGEIEMLNAYPRLRAEVVKLGHHGSRSSSHPMFLAALQPKMGILSNGLDNRYGHPHPEVLNTLENLESTIYRTDKNGAITFYWHPVWTKNGRLQKMID